The DNA segment GTGGGGCAAGCAAGGTTATGTATCTACAGCAGAAAGATCAAAGTCTAGTAAAGGAAAGGCTGTGGGCATCCTCAAAGCATTCAGTGAAGACATCGCACAATGCAGCTACTACAAATCCCTCAGTAAGAATTCTGAGTAGGCTCAGATTTGAGGCTTCAGAAGTTGCATCACcccataattattttaatattaaaaaactcATAATTTCATGTGTTGAATTTCACTACAGCTTTCACAGCAGTACAGTGAAAACTCTAgctgttatttttcattaccATAATCAGAAGTGGCCAGAGTGAACCTAAGTGTTGCAGCACACTGGCTTCTTCCCAGACCAAGGAGACCCCATGCACAAATCCCACAGATCTCTTTCCCCACAACTTAGAGACAAAACCTGACTTGTTTCACCTCACCTCCTGATACAAGACAACCTCATCTTAAAACTACACAGGTGGACCATGTCCCATGTGAGGGAAGACGGCAAGAGGGAGCAACTCACCTCCTGTaagcagcagggaaagcagcACGAAGAACACCGGAGGGGTCTCTGCAGCGTGATCACCTCATGGCCCAGGTTGTCTATAATCCGGATGGTGAAGGGTCGTGATGGTCCACAGCAATTCCTGGTACAGCAGTCAGTGTCCTCTGCTGCAAAGTACACCCTTTGCCCCAGTGTATTCTTGATTtcatatttgttgtttgtttcaaaGCCAGTGAGgactgaaaaaaaggaacagaactgTTAAATTTCTGAGGTGCATCTGGTCAGAAAAGTCCCCATGCTAACTCTAACGCTACCCTTTGGGAAGGCAGGCCTCACTCACAGTCTGTCAGAGGCAGCTACAGGCGAAGAAAAGTGGAGGGTAAAGAACCCTCAAGCACAGAAGCCTGACAGAGAAGTTCAGAGAGGAGAAGACACCATGAATGCAGCAACACAGAAAGAGCATGGAGATGTCCATCAGTCCCCTCCCACCAGACACGGACACCTACTGCCAGAGCAAGCACCACAATTATAAATAACACCGCATGGAAGATTCCCAGGGAAGAAGAcctgaaaagagaagaattaaagaaaCTTGTGTATTTGGGGGTGAAGCAAGAAAAGGGCTCTAGAGGGCACAAATACATTCAGAATGAGAAGGCCACAAAAAAAGCCTCAAGAGTCACGGCAGCACAAATAGAAAACAACAAGAGCCAGGACAGaaattttgattaatttctctAACAAATGAAAGTACTCTTTGAAGCATTACGGAAAGAAAACGCAGAAGCATTAGGTGTCAGCCGAGATGGATGGTCCATCTTACTTCTTCTATTTGAAAGACACAACATGACTTTGATATTCTTAAAGTGAACAAAATGAGGGGAGCAGAAAGCAAGAAGTTAGATTCATTAAAACAGCAGAATTGCCTGGAAACGAGATCGGAGCTGCATGCTAGTCTATGGAATTAGATGGAGTAAGAGACGACAGAAAAGACACCCTTCAAGTAGGGAAGAGAGGCAAGTAGAAATCATGTGAATGAATAACATGGGAAATGTGCAACTTCAACTATAAATAGCTACCAAGATTATTCAGTCGCATTGCTATGTATCTTTTAAGATACAGAACCTGCTTAAAATCCTTTGCCCTcctattttctccttcctctcctccacaACTTCTGCAGGAATTGAGACAGATAAgagaggcaggaaaaagaaaggtggTGATCCACTTTAAATACGTAGTGTCAAAGAAAGTCTAAATTTTACCATTCTTGGGATTATTAGATTTAAACATTTCTCTGTTATAAATACTTTTCACTTACTCTCAAGAAGTTCAATTTGCTGATGAATTAATATCTGGTCAATCTGTTTGTGgttgaaaaattaaacagaataaatagTTAACAAGTTGTAACTAAGAGAAATCTGGTTTTAAGAAGCattgctgtttcatttcagaatgCAGATTTATTGATCAATACTTTGTCTAAAGGCAGATCATCTACTGGTAAAGCTGTGGAAGTTGCTCACatcccccctgccctgttctctgtcaGTTTAGTAGAACAGTGTTTCAGAGCACCAGCGCAGTTAGCAGAAGTTGTACCCAAGCTAGCCTGGCTACAAGCATGCAGGGCTAACGTGCCTGTGCTCCTTTCAGGACTCAGTAGCTCAGCTACAGAGCCTGACTAGAGCCTTTGACACCACATATCCCAGATGCCTGGGATATCAGGAGTCCATACAGACAAAAGCAGGAAACTGAGAAATTTTAGAGCAGAAGCTCAGCTACTGCTCAGCTCTAAGTGAAACTCGGGAAAAGTCAGCCTCTCctcactgatgctttttttttttttttttttgagcagtttGCAAAACTGGCAACAGTACATCAGCGTTAAGCCTTGATATTTGCTCCTAGTGATGAGATGAACTGTACTTTTACAGTACAACGACATATTCTGCAATGTGGAAACAATTCTTATTTTGCTATTAGCATCCTCCACGTTGTGAAGTCTGACTAGCGCCTCTCCTAACAGCATTATGAAGAGGTGTGAAGAAAGCATCATGTAGAAAATTAAGCACCTCTAATGTGCTACAGTTGCCCatattacatatatattatatacaccTTGCCAATTCACATTACATGTCACAAACAGTAGCTTCAGAAATCAGAAGGATATACGATAGACCTGTGCCCCCAGTCCTTTAGCATTTCACTTGGCAGGAGAGCACTCTGTGAAGTGCTGCAGCCATAACAGGCACCTCTACACTCAAACATGCATCAATCACATTACAAAAGACTTCACTTAGTAGCCCAAAGCAGCAACCCATGGAGCGGCAACACAGCCAGATGCTTTTCTTAGCTTTCTTGATGGATGCAGGCTGCTTCTCAGGTGAATACCCGTtctctggggaaggaggaagggtgcAGGTACCTGTGTGAGGTATTCCAGTCCAGGAGGACAGTTGGGAAGAGAAGGAGGGATAGGCATCCAGATAGTCCCCTCCTTCACAATGGGCTGGTTCTGGATGGGTGGAACAGCAAGTCCAGCTGGGACTCCCATGGCCTGTACTTGGAAGCCATAGCTCTCCATGCCTGCAACACCTAGGGTGGTAGGAGAGATGCAGTTATGAAAGTTAGATGTTGGAAAAGAATTGCCCCATGGATCTTCAAAAGATTAATTCATTCACCATTCTGAACTGTGAAGATCCTTATACCTACAATATATTTCAGTTATGAATACTACAACCTTCGTGAAGGAAGTTACACTGGATTGGGAAGTTCTAATCCTccagacaaaaccaaacaaaataagtAAATGCATCATTCTTGAATATAGCAGAAATTTTCTTCACATAAAGATAGGCAATTCAAAAATtaggaataaataaatgaaggttATTTCTAAGTAGAGAAGACAGAATaccttaaaataaatgaaaagcattGGCGTTTACAAATTGTCAGTTGAGCAAATAAGGAATTCTAAGACAAAGTTTTCCTGGAATTACACCTTCTACTTATGTGATAGGAAATGTCCTTTTAGCAAAGTTCATGTGCAGTTTTCAAACCAGATGAGTTTGATCTCGTCTGTTTAATGGATTCTCTTTCAAAACTCAGGAAAACTTCTTCATGGAGGAGGTGTGTAGTAAAGGAAGAAATAGTTCCACATGTTGTGAATGCCAAGTAAGTCTTCTCCAGCTAGTGCTCAATTGGAAACACAAGCTCTGATGAAGCTCTTCAGGGTCTACATGCTCAGCACCCCACCAGATGGCACATGCAGCACTGCTCACAACCCATCCAcatccccagggctgtgcaaagaGCCCTGCCTTGCTTGCAGCAACACGGCCTGTGCTACAGTGATGTTTTATGACCTTGTAGCTGAAGCTGCTGAAGTTGCTATTGAAAGTTACAAAacaagaactgtattttttccctcatttaatATTTTCCTGGCAGGCAGATAGGCTTTCAATCTGATGCAGAGCAACCTTGTATTTTACTCAGAAGCAAGCACAAAGCAGAAGCCACAAAGAGTATTTTTGTAGAGCTGTACAAAGACAAATAGTTCGAGATAATGACTTGTAGGCTTATCTTTACCCTAAATCAGTTCAGCACCAAGGTTTCATATTACATTACAATACATGGACTATACCATGTGAAAGCTCACTCTCTGGCCATAAGCAGGACAGTACCTCAGGTGATGTAAACAGCTGTGGCTTAAAACTTGTGGGTGGCAGGATCACTCACCCCAGAGAAGGATCCACCATTATGGaatactgtgctggttttggctgggatagagttaattttcttcatagtagctggtatgaggcaatattttggatttgtgctgaaaacagtattgataacacagggatgttttcgttattgctgagcggtgctcacacagagccgaggccttttctgcgtctccccccaccccaccagcgagcaggctggggggggcacaaggagttgggaggggacacagccgggacagtggaccccaactgacccaaggggtagtCCAGagcatatgacatcatgctcagcgtataaagtggggggaagaaggaaggagggggacattcagagtgatggcatttgtctccccaagtaaccattaggggtgatggagccctgttttcctggacatggctgaacacctgcctgcccatgggaagtggggagtgaattccttggtttgcttggGTGCGCGGcatttgctttacctattaactgtctttatctcaacccacaggttttctcacttttacccttctgatcctctcctccatcccactgggagggagcaagcgagcagctgcatggtgcttagttgccggttGGGGTTAAAtgacaacagtcctttttggtgcccaacatgAGGCTTGAAGGATTCGAGAAAACaacagatttgattggaatgtgctagatcaaatttatagttgttattgctgtttagctattaattgacaggcttctgtgcttgccatggggcttgcttgcttTACTGCATATTAGAGCCTAGTgctcgttagtggctgctttttgctttcactgttcgctgtgctgctgtactgcttatcatcttaccCTGCTGTGCCTGCAAACATTTTGATAAAAGCAATGGCAATGTGTCTGGGCTgacagatggccagggcatcgctgctgtttCCGCACTACTGTATTGGACAAGCTGGAACTACAGTGTGAATTTGAgtcaaagggactgtgacctgtggatgagccCGCATGGGAACACGACACCCAAAGCATCCGTGGCTGTGCAcaagcccacgccagagcaggtacatctcAAACCATCTGTGGCCATGGTTATGCCTGTGCCACAGCAGGTACacctctgaagggattgtggcccaaggataagtccaCACTGGGgaaggtacaccttgaagcatctgTGGTTGTGGCtaagtccatgctgcagcaggtacaacTGGAAACATGAGTGGCtgttgtggtggtgcatttcttccccctctctgggctgatttATGAACTCGGGAAGtctcgctaggccttagcataagtgtaacgAGTCGGGTGGTGAAGCATCCCTTGACTGTAtcaggaactcttacacagctaagatAGGGAGTCATGCTGActgtctcaaggactcctgctgtccagtgaaaacaaaaaatgaaagtagAGATAACTAGTTCTCTCATAACAACCTAGAGACATCCCAGCTCTTCCCTGACAACCTTGGAGCATCAtgtatctgaatcttaagtcattccgTGACAGCCCCGGAGCCTTcctgagttacgatctgaatcaTAACTCACGGAAACGGTACAAATCCCAGTAATTTGTTGATGACTAAAGCAAATCATCTCCCGAACCTATAAGtggtactaagtgagaccctttgagctgtCCTGGACCGGAGCCGGCTGTggccagcatctccctctgagtgggacacctctcagagctcacaaacttttctgtttgtgaagaTCAGAGGTCTGTTGCTGAAAGCCAacaagacttgggctgatactctccGCTCCTTGAGGCTCGACACTTTGcccattgagaaagatgccaaagcattcaatgtgaatattttcactgaacttgaggggaatttttaacaggtgtACCTCTTTTACTTGCTCATATGTATATCTCTTAAtgcctttatgcatgtgtgtgtgtactaaccaGAATATTCTGTAGCAAGTAGATTACAAgttactgcttttcaaatctatacttaaattactgtcgtgAACTTTATTCAATTGTGAATGAAactcaggctgctattatactcataatccctttagatatacaccgctgaccaagtctggaaCTAGGAGTTGGTCCAGCCCCACcaagactccaacaggagtttagaaagcaagggggtcttctctgaaccacgtgactcaacgggagggtctcccttaccctttttacATTCCCTATCACTgtacaaattaaaagaaatcaattctaactcaatttttctttgtatatttttcttttaaacctatTCTGTTTTCAGTCTCTATACCTAattttagtctgattctaacttaattttcccatgtgcatttcatccatgtattaagtaatagagtgaaccttgccatcaaattctgtgaagtcaagcttttatataaattcctattaaatcacttttCTTTTGCTAATGCCATTGGAAGGGATTCTTTAtagtggtccaaaccactccatttcatGACAGCTGTGCGTGAGGTCATGCTGAAGCACCTCAAAGCGTGTGGCCACGGATAAGCTCACAATAGAGCAGCTACACCCCTGtagggactgcagccatgggcaaggccatgttggagcaggttttctttgGAAGGGACCGTGGCTGTGGTTAaggccaggctgcagcaggtatacttctgaaggcattgtggcccatggagaagtccacagtggagcaggtgcACCTCAAAGCGACTGTGGCTGTGAATATGTCTATGCCACAGCAGGTATAATCCTGGAGAGACTGTGGCTCACAGATAAAGCTCCACTTGGAGCAGGTGCAcccctaagggactgcagtctgGGGATTAGTCCGAgccagagcaggggcaaggggaggagtccattgcaatgttaaaccctatggtctggtccaaagggaccaggggtggagattgtaatggatatacctttaaattgttgtaacccaggatttgagttgcatgttataggaattagtatagcaggaaccacctgaaccaatgggggacaagccttacaagaagcagtgcaagtgcagcagtggcttgacctgagctggctttggtgtccagtaactccacacaacacaccacctctccggtcctgagtgaccaccataacagatggagcccaaagtcatggactaaatgaaatCAAAggacattttgtggacatttatagacattttacagacatttcacagggGTGGTCTGTTGAcaaagggaatgatatctgtgtattgtatcaaaggatgggaaggggtggtggtgggtaaTGAGAATGTATTGGATAGCGTGAGACCTGAGCATGACGTAAATAGTATGGAATAtggggtggagaatgtgcttgttttggctgggatagggttaattttcttcataagagctagcatggggctatgttttggatcagtgctgaaaacagcattgataacacagggatgttttcgttatcgctgagcagtgctcacacagagccgaggccttttctgcgtctccccccaccccaccagcgagcaggctggggggggcacaaggagttgggaggggacacagccgggacagctgaccccgactgacccaagggatggtccagaccatgtgaggtcatgcttggcatataaagctgggggaagaaggaggaaagggggggggacatttggagcaACggtgtttgtctccccaagtaaccgttaggggtgatggagccctgctttcctggagatggctgaacacctgcttgcccatgggaagtggggaattaattccttggtttgctttgcctgtgcatgtgtggcttttgctttacctattaaactgttttagttcaacccacaggttttctcacttttactcttccgaccCTCTCCCCTATACCACTGTGaaggaggtgagtgagcggctgcgtggtgcttagttgcggGCTGGGGCTAAACTACAACAAATACAAAATCACTTTTATGTCTGAGCACAGGCTTTGCACAGAAATTGACTATCTACTGCTATTGTGTGTAAGTGTATGCGCATACAATTATTCAAGACAAAAAATGCTCCCCTGACCTTCATCACACAGGCAGCACGTGCTCATTCTCTGCTGAAGGTACCTGTACTTGCAGACCTCAGATTGCCTTGCCGCAAGGTACACAATTTTTGAATTAGGAACAGCATGGTAACTTAGGCCAAACTTTTTGCATTTTATCTGTAACCTATTCTTTGAGCCTGATTGTTAGATATTGCTCATTATGATTTGGTTCTTCAGAAAGCAGTTAGTTGCCAGAACATGAGAAGTTATTTAGGAGTGCTGCATTTTGAATATCGGGCAGAAAGTGAGatagaagaggagaaaagcaaatgagtGAAAGTGTAAGGTATAACCATGTGCAAAGTACAGCGACAGAGTAGGAAACAGGTACAGAATACATGGACCAGCAGAACTACAAGGGGGAAATAGTTCTTTTCTTCAGTTCTGGATTTCTAGagagaaataaagtgaaaaactgaaataacatgttaattaaaaaatctgattATCAGCAAGAAGCTGCCACACATTAATTGCTTTGCATCAGTAACACCTCTCTAACAAACTCCCCATAGTGAACACTGAGGAACATCCAACTTTTTTAACTTCTAGCACTGTTGGTACAGCTTACCACACGCTAACATGTAGCACAAAGAAGGACGGAAGACGActtttcagcaaaacagaaatgaacagaaactgtacagaataaacagcagaaaagtaAATAAGAGTTGGTCACCCTAGTGAAACCTCCTACTTCCCGTGCTTATTTCCTGATACAGCAGATTTGTAGCCAAGCAACCTACCTTGGTAAGTCCCAGGTGCATACTGTGGGTGGCCATAGGGGACATGATTTCCTGGCTCATAGTTAGCGTTTGAAAATCCAGTTGCTGGGGCAGGTTTATGTGCTGTAAGAGTGGAACATACACTTTGAGTATTGCTCGATTCCTCCTACCCTAGGGTGAAGCATCCAAAACATTGTCTCCTTTTTCAGGTAGATATACAAGAAAATTAAGTAACTGTTTTCTGTATAGCAAAAACTGTATAACaagcttttatttattcaaaatattaaatGTCTTACTGGAACTTAAAGGAGTTCTGACccttaaactgcagaaaaaaaggcaggtatTGCACATGATGTCATGAAGATGtcccagaatcacagaatcattttgcTTGGAAGGCACCTCtcgagatcacctagtccaaatcctgctcaagcagggtcagttCACTCTCTGTCTGGAGCAGAGGTGCCTTTGTTTGATTATATTTAGAAGGAGGCTTTAATTCAAACAATTGCCCGAGAACTGACAGGCTGCCCTCCTGTACAGAACAGACTGGTAATGAGCCATTTTCTACTATATAAAACATTTCCCCTCAATTTCTTCAAGTTAGGACTATTCTAATGCCTCACCAGCAGACTCAGAGGGTTATGGGTTTAAAAACATTTACCAAGTTCAGTTTGTAAGCAGAAATAACTTGAATTtcaagattatttatttattttatttaacttcagaCATCAAGATCTGAAAATGTAAGCTATatgttttgtaaattatttcattttaaaatgtaaataatttcaatttcaaactttcatacatattttataaaattaGAAGGCAAAATAATAGCTAAGCTAATGTTGCTTGAACACCTCGGAAGGACCCATGCTATCTTTCATATTAAcaaaagatgacattttgtttttattttactcacCTTGCATTGCTGTGGATCTGCTTATAATTGTTCTgcaaaacaacatttttatttcatggtttttttaatatataatttcaCACAAGAGTTATTCAAAATTCTTTATTACTGATGAAAGGTACTTGCCTGTCTAAACCATATGAGAAAGCTGAATTACAAACACAAGCTTTAAATATCTCAGCTTCCTTCTAGGCTATGTCTCCACCACAATGTTAAGTCTGAATTATCTATGCCTGCATTCATGAAATACCCTGAAATCATCCTTAACTCAGAGGAAAGCATCGGGATGTGCAGTTATTTCATTGCAGTGCAAGACTCTATTGTGCAGCCATTCAGAAACATCATGCAATTCATATGAACAAATTACTGCAGTAATTTCAGAGCAACTGGTTTAGAGTATTGATGTTGACTACAAAACCTGCTTGGGTACATCCTGGAGCAACCGTGATGCCATGCTACCACCTATTCAGTTCTTTATGCTTTTCCACTTCTGAAGTGGTACTACTAAATATCACGTATCCAATTTTTGTCTCCATATGAAAATAAAGGGTGGGCTTGCACAGGCCGGTGGGCTTGCACAGGCCAGTGGGCTTCCACAGCAGATTATCATGAGTGAAAGGGTCAACTGCTTGTCTCTTTCTTTCTACTCTTCCAGGGTTGccaaaatgagttttaaaaaaagcagaaagaacattTACTGATGCCAGCATCAACCTTGAGAAATACTCCTTTCAGTCTCTGGCGTAACATGAGAAGGAAGACAATGGCAGCAACTTCTATTAAAGACAGAAGTCCAAAATAGCCAGGAGATCCATAAGTGGAAATATAAAAAAGAATGGTATAGGAGCT comes from the Accipiter gentilis chromosome 6, bAccGen1.1, whole genome shotgun sequence genome and includes:
- the PLSCR1 gene encoding phospholipid scramblase 1 isoform X1; the encoded protein is MLFCRTIISRSTAMQAHKPAPATGFSNANYEPGNHVPYGHPQYAPGTYQGVAGMESYGFQVQAMGVPAGLAVPPIQNQPIVKEGTIWMPIPPSLPNCPPGLEYLTQIDQILIHQQIELLEILTGFETNNKYEIKNTLGQRVYFAAEDTDCCTRNCCGPSRPFTIRIIDNLGHEVITLQRPLRCSSCCFPCCLQELEVQAPPGTPVGYVVQNWHPCLPKFTIQDEKRMDILKIIGPCVVCSCCEDIHFEVKSVDETSTVGRISKQWTGFLKEAFTDADNFGITFPMDLNVKMKAVMIGACFLIDFMFFEHSGDNQQRTGVWQ
- the PLSCR1 gene encoding phospholipid scramblase 1 isoform X2; its protein translation is MQAHKPAPATGFSNANYEPGNHVPYGHPQYAPGTYQGVAGMESYGFQVQAMGVPAGLAVPPIQNQPIVKEGTIWMPIPPSLPNCPPGLEYLTQIDQILIHQQIELLEILTGFETNNKYEIKNTLGQRVYFAAEDTDCCTRNCCGPSRPFTIRIIDNLGHEVITLQRPLRCSSCCFPCCLQELEVQAPPGTPVGYVVQNWHPCLPKFTIQDEKRMDILKIIGPCVVCSCCEDIHFEVKSVDETSTVGRISKQWTGFLKEAFTDADNFGITFPMDLNVKMKAVMIGACFLIDFMFFEHSGDNQQRTGVWQ